One stretch of Tissierellales bacterium DNA includes these proteins:
- the flgC gene encoding flagellar basal body rod protein FlgC: MGAFDAFNISASGLTAERTRMDIISKNISNADVTRTANGGPYRRQMVAFEEKVNFEEMLEKAIDGDTKSLGSGVKISKIVEDKSPFNRVYEPGHPDADEEGYVLKPNVNTIKEMVDMITASRSYEANITAMNTSKNMCLKALDIIR; this comes from the coding sequence ATGGGAGCATTTGATGCTTTTAATATAAGCGCATCGGGATTAACAGCTGAAAGAACTAGGATGGATATTATTTCTAAGAATATTTCTAACGCAGATGTTACAAGAACAGCTAATGGCGGACCGTATAGAAGACAGATGGTTGCATTTGAAGAAAAAGTTAACTTTGAAGAAATGCTTGAAAAGGCAATTGATGGTGATACTAAATCGTTAGGTTCGGGAGTAAAGATAAGTAAGATTGTTGAGGATAAATCACCTTTTAATAGGGTATATGAACCAGGACATCCAGATGCAGACGAAGAAGGGTATGTGCTTAAACCAAATGTTAATACGATAAAAGAGATGGTTGATATGATTACAGCGTCTAGAAGTTACGAAGCAAATATAACAGCAATGAATACTTCGAAAAACATGTGCTTAAAGGCACTTGATATTATTCGCTAG
- the fliE gene encoding flagellar hook-basal body complex protein FliE, translating to MINSINKIIGGTETKPSETIKKVAGSNVTFSDVLDKVLSEVNTLQKEDIKAKEALSLGNIDNLHDPMIASEKADIALQFTLKVHGKIIEAYKEIMRLQV from the coding sequence ATGATAAATTCAATTAATAAAATAATTGGAGGCACTGAAACTAAACCGTCGGAAACGATAAAAAAAGTGGCAGGTTCAAATGTCACTTTTTCTGATGTTTTAGATAAGGTTCTTTCGGAAGTTAACACATTACAGAAAGAAGATATAAAGGCAAAAGAAGCATTATCACTAGGAAATATAGACAATTTACATGATCCAATGATAGCTTCTGAAAAAGCTGATATAGCGTTACAATTTACTTTAAAAGTTCATGGTAAAATTATTGAGGCTTATAAGGAAATCATGAGGTTACAAGTATAG